In Sedimenticola thiotaurini, the following proteins share a genomic window:
- a CDS encoding SprT-like domain-containing protein, whose protein sequence is MDNPIQTFDNPLQQQVEARTQQLLATARLHFQQDPGRVVIRFDLTGKAAGMAMFPYRGTPVIRYNALLLAENREDFLTRTVPHEVAHVVARQLFGKRIKPHGAEWRQVMQLFGAEASRCHNYDVSRSVRRRLKRYAYRCGCRTHQLSSIRHNRVKRGQTYHCLACKQPLIALEKSDPSDR, encoded by the coding sequence ATGGATAACCCGATTCAGACGTTTGACAACCCACTCCAGCAACAGGTGGAAGCCCGCACCCAGCAGTTGCTGGCGACCGCCCGGCTACACTTCCAACAGGATCCCGGCCGGGTGGTAATCCGCTTCGACCTCACCGGCAAGGCCGCCGGCATGGCCATGTTCCCCTACCGGGGGACACCGGTAATCCGCTACAACGCACTACTGTTGGCCGAAAACCGGGAGGACTTCCTCACGCGCACCGTACCCCATGAAGTGGCCCACGTGGTCGCCCGCCAACTGTTTGGCAAACGGATCAAACCGCACGGTGCAGAGTGGCGCCAGGTTATGCAACTGTTTGGCGCCGAGGCCTCCCGCTGTCACAACTACGACGTCAGTCGCTCCGTGCGACGCAGGTTGAAACGCTACGCCTATCGTTGTGGTTGTCGCACCCACCAGCTCAGCAGCATTCGGCATAACCGGGTTAAACGGGGTCAGACCTATCACTGCCTGGCCTGCAAACAGCCGCTTATCGCCCTGGAAAAATCAGACCCATCCGACCGCTGA
- a CDS encoding L,D-transpeptidase family protein: MARIDIYFRFHLLALLALMTVLSPGRANDGENQTNVIRQSLQEQLAIGESLSIQPQPDWSLLRQVYANYDYRPLWHTPFGQLAEAGTALKQYIQDVAGAGLEPALYQADNFSHLLDNQPQQLAREDLLLTDGFLRLARHLAEGQLDPAAVDPLWKIPMERIDSARLLDQAVIGLNPVSVLESLNPRNHGYQALLRALSDYRRIASEGGWSPLPEAPLLRPGEQHGLVPLLRQRLRTTGHFDAPSPATDVLTYDPDLQQAVERFQQAHGLKQDGIIGPQTRAALNVSVEQRIAQIESNLERWRWLPQQLGDRYILVNIGGYLVQLVEHDKVRLESRSIIGRPMRYTPSFSARATHLVLNPTWTVPRRIAVEDLLPAQRRDSEYLLRKNIQIQQREGDQWVSQDPAMIDWGAFNRNNFPFRLQQSPGDGNSLGRIKFHMPNPYAIYLHDTPAKGLFSHPVRDFSSGCVRVEGIQDLARQLLVSEPETISLFSDRLASRQSSYFKLPQPIDVYLVYFTAWIDPDTGVQFRPDIYDLDRPLMLSLRQLSPSQDKQFAHRETEPVSIAN; the protein is encoded by the coding sequence ATGGCCAGGATTGACATTTACTTCCGTTTCCATCTGTTGGCACTGCTGGCACTGATGACCGTTCTGTCACCGGGCAGAGCCAACGATGGGGAGAACCAGACCAATGTCATCAGGCAATCACTGCAGGAACAGCTCGCTATCGGTGAATCACTGTCGATCCAGCCACAACCGGACTGGAGCCTATTGCGACAGGTATACGCCAATTACGATTACCGGCCGCTTTGGCATACCCCCTTCGGGCAACTGGCTGAAGCGGGCACTGCCCTGAAGCAGTACATCCAGGACGTTGCCGGAGCTGGGCTCGAGCCGGCACTCTACCAGGCGGATAACTTCAGTCATCTGTTGGACAACCAGCCCCAGCAGCTGGCCAGGGAGGATCTGTTACTGACCGATGGATTTCTCAGGCTCGCCCGCCACCTCGCCGAAGGACAACTGGATCCGGCAGCCGTTGATCCACTGTGGAAAATCCCCATGGAGCGGATTGACAGCGCCCGGTTGCTGGATCAAGCGGTGATCGGCCTGAATCCGGTTTCGGTTCTGGAGTCGCTCAATCCACGCAATCACGGCTACCAGGCCCTGCTACGGGCCTTGTCCGACTATCGCCGCATCGCCAGCGAGGGGGGCTGGTCGCCATTGCCAGAAGCCCCCCTGCTACGCCCCGGTGAACAGCACGGACTGGTGCCGTTGTTGCGCCAGCGACTCCGGACCACGGGACATTTTGACGCCCCGTCACCAGCAACCGATGTCCTGACTTACGACCCCGATCTGCAACAGGCCGTGGAGCGTTTTCAGCAGGCTCACGGGCTCAAGCAGGATGGCATCATCGGCCCGCAAACCCGCGCCGCATTGAATGTTTCCGTCGAACAACGTATCGCCCAGATCGAATCCAACCTGGAACGTTGGCGCTGGTTGCCTCAACAGCTTGGTGACCGCTACATCCTGGTTAATATCGGTGGTTATCTGGTACAGCTGGTAGAGCATGATAAGGTCAGGCTGGAGAGCCGTAGCATTATCGGCCGGCCAATGCGCTATACCCCCTCATTCAGTGCGCGCGCCACCCATCTGGTGCTGAACCCTACCTGGACAGTACCCCGCCGTATTGCGGTGGAGGATCTGTTGCCGGCACAGCGCCGGGACTCGGAGTACCTGTTGCGCAAGAACATCCAGATTCAACAGCGCGAGGGAGATCAATGGGTGAGCCAGGATCCGGCCATGATCGACTGGGGAGCATTCAACAGGAACAATTTCCCGTTCCGCCTGCAACAGAGCCCCGGTGACGGCAACAGCCTGGGCCGCATCAAATTCCACATGCCGAACCCCTACGCCATCTATCTCCACGACACCCCGGCCAAGGGTCTGTTCAGCCACCCGGTCCGGGACTTCAGTTCAGGCTGTGTACGGGTGGAGGGGATTCAGGATCTGGCCCGGCAGCTGCTCGTCAGCGAGCCGGAGACGATCAGCCTGTTTAGCGATCGACTGGCATCCCGTCAGAGCAGCTATTTCAAACTCCCGCAGCCGATTGACGTCTACCTGGTCTATTTCACCGCCTGGATTGACCCCGATACAGGTGTCCAGTTCCGTCCCGATATCTATGACCTTGACCGCCCCCTGATGCTGAGCCTGCGGCAGTTATCCCCCTCCCAGGACAAGCAGTTCGCCCACCGCGAAACCGAACCGGTCTCTATCGCCAATTAA
- a CDS encoding GGDEF domain-containing protein translates to MALQLSLEEYLYRTIRDRTLTVLFQPIVGNQKRAIFGYEALIRGPSNTPLHSPVTLFETAARQGRLVELDVLCREVAIKQFVHLNLPGKLFLNTSPECLFQPNFRTGATLGILKQVGLSPERMVIELTEQFPTENYQAVREAKNHYKSMGFEIAIDDLGAGYAGLRLWSELRPDYVKIDRHFIQDIHDDPAKQEFVRSIKNIARGLNCKVVGEGVETADELDCISKLGIEFIQGYYFARPAPIPVTEIPKSAFQETRENLTQGIGRSLFSRVIGDLLVPVPGITATTNIEETAEIFQRAPQLESLPVVVGHHPLGLVRRTRLMNLLLTRYGRDLHGKKPIMQFLDHDTLMLDRQVPIEQASSLVSEQMKQHKELDFIITDNGAYVGTGSVIDLLEIITEMQVRSARYANPLTLLPGNVPIYEELDHLLREQQEFVVCYCDLDNFKPFNDKYGYEKGDQVIRDLANILRDHVQQEHDFIGHIGGDDFILIFRSPDWQKRCELILDHFKQTAPKYYSREDNEQQGIWSQDRSGNYRFFPLLTLSIGSVRPDPSACKSHHDVASLASIAKREAKRLPGNSLFLERRRRPNCQRPREAVA, encoded by the coding sequence ATGGCGCTACAACTCTCCTTGGAAGAGTATCTCTACAGGACGATCCGCGATCGCACGCTCACCGTACTGTTTCAACCTATAGTCGGCAACCAGAAACGGGCTATTTTTGGCTATGAAGCGCTGATACGCGGCCCCTCCAACACCCCCCTGCACTCCCCGGTAACCCTGTTTGAGACGGCGGCCCGTCAGGGTCGTCTGGTGGAACTGGATGTACTCTGCCGGGAGGTGGCAATCAAGCAGTTTGTCCACCTTAACCTGCCGGGCAAGTTGTTTCTCAACACCAGCCCGGAGTGTCTGTTTCAGCCCAATTTCCGCACCGGTGCGACCCTGGGCATATTGAAACAGGTGGGGCTGTCTCCTGAACGGATGGTGATCGAACTTACCGAACAGTTCCCCACCGAAAACTACCAAGCAGTCCGGGAGGCGAAAAATCACTATAAGTCCATGGGGTTCGAGATCGCCATCGACGACCTGGGAGCCGGTTATGCCGGATTGCGACTCTGGTCGGAGCTGCGTCCGGACTATGTAAAAATTGATCGCCACTTCATACAGGATATCCACGACGACCCGGCCAAGCAGGAGTTTGTACGCTCGATAAAAAACATCGCCCGGGGACTCAACTGCAAGGTGGTCGGCGAAGGGGTGGAGACCGCCGATGAGTTGGATTGCATCTCCAAACTGGGTATCGAATTCATCCAGGGCTACTACTTCGCCCGACCGGCGCCGATACCGGTAACTGAAATTCCCAAAAGCGCATTTCAGGAAACCCGGGAGAACCTGACACAGGGTATCGGCCGCAGCCTGTTCTCCAGGGTTATCGGCGACCTGCTGGTGCCGGTGCCGGGTATCACCGCCACCACCAATATCGAAGAGACGGCGGAGATCTTCCAGCGCGCCCCGCAGCTGGAGAGCCTGCCGGTAGTGGTCGGTCACCACCCCCTGGGGCTGGTACGCCGAACCAGACTGATGAACCTGTTGTTGACACGTTACGGACGGGATCTGCATGGTAAGAAACCGATCATGCAGTTTCTGGATCATGACACCTTGATGCTGGACAGACAGGTGCCGATTGAGCAGGCCAGTTCCCTAGTCAGCGAACAGATGAAACAGCACAAGGAACTCGATTTCATTATCACAGATAACGGCGCCTACGTGGGTACCGGATCAGTCATCGACCTGCTTGAGATCATCACCGAAATGCAGGTGCGCAGTGCCCGTTATGCCAATCCCCTCACCCTGCTGCCGGGCAATGTGCCGATCTACGAGGAGCTGGATCATCTGCTGCGGGAACAGCAGGAGTTCGTGGTCTGTTACTGTGATCTGGACAACTTCAAGCCGTTCAATGACAAGTACGGTTATGAAAAGGGCGATCAGGTAATCCGGGACCTGGCCAATATCCTGCGCGACCACGTTCAGCAGGAGCATGACTTTATCGGCCACATCGGCGGCGATGATTTCATCCTGATCTTCCGCAGCCCGGACTGGCAGAAACGGTGTGAATTGATCCTGGACCATTTCAAACAGACTGCGCCAAAATACTACAGCCGGGAAGATAATGAGCAGCAAGGGATCTGGTCCCAGGACCGCTCCGGCAATTACCGTTTTTTTCCCTTACTCACCCTCTCCATCGGCAGTGTACGTCCGGACCCGTCAGCCTGCAAAAGCCATCACGACGTAGCATCCCTGGCCAGTATCGCCAAGCGCGAAGCGAAACGGCTGCCGGGAAACAGCCTGTTCCTGGAGCGACGCAGACGCCCCAACTGCCAACGCCCCCGGGAAGCGGTTGCCTGA